From the genome of Phytohabitans rumicis, one region includes:
- a CDS encoding YciI family protein, translating into MKYMIMLYASQRDYDAMAGKSGPDSPAWSAADVAAMYEYMGKWNQAMVESGEFVEAHGLAAPVHTRRIHGLKDGVPVVTDGPYAETLEVLAGYNIVECESFDRATELAAEATKCPAPAGTDTSAWYVDVRPVDDGPGDVEG; encoded by the coding sequence ATGAAATACATGATCATGTTGTACGCGTCGCAGCGGGACTACGACGCCATGGCGGGCAAGAGCGGCCCCGACTCGCCGGCCTGGTCCGCGGCGGACGTGGCGGCCATGTACGAGTACATGGGCAAGTGGAACCAGGCGATGGTCGAGTCCGGCGAGTTCGTCGAGGCGCACGGCCTCGCCGCGCCGGTGCACACCCGGCGGATCCACGGCCTCAAGGACGGGGTGCCCGTGGTGACCGACGGGCCGTACGCGGAGACCCTGGAGGTGCTGGCCGGCTACAACATCGTCGAGTGCGAAAGCTTCGACCGCGCCACCGAGCTCGCCGCCGAGGCCACCAAGTGCCCCGCTCCGGCCGGCACCGACACCAGCGCCTGGTACGTCGACGTGCGCCCGGTCGACGACGGACCGGGCGACGTCGAGGGCTGA